One segment of Odontesthes bonariensis isolate fOdoBon6 chromosome 1, fOdoBon6.hap1, whole genome shotgun sequence DNA contains the following:
- the irx3a gene encoding iroquois-class homeodomain protein IRX-3a isoform X1, with product MSFPQLGYQYIRPIYPPERQGIASNARAGTELSPSGALSNVLSTMYGSPFAAAAQGYGAFLPYSNDISIFNQLGAQYELKDSPGVQHPGFAHHHPAFYPYGQYQFGDPSRPKNATRESTSTLKAWLSEHRKNPYPTKGEKIMLAIITKMTLTQVSTWFANARRRLKKENKMTWAPRNRTDEEGNVYTSDHEGEEGDKREDEEEIDLENIDTENIENKDDLDDQDDLHSDMKLDGRSDSEISDGYEDLQGPDQRFLKAVGKEGKDAQRAGEHFHTHHHHHSSLDIKASPPNGEQLKLNPVSASSPPSENNPAPAQKPKIWSLAETATAPDNPRKSPQMNGGNSAGPTAQTLIAPHRLISSCPVGKIQNWTNRAFSAHQLALLNSNHYLGLANQATATGLALYSSRQTEDKSHSSDTPVTGTCPRH from the exons ATGTCTTTCCCTCAGCTGGGATATCAGTACATCCGACCGATATACCCACCGGAGCGCCAGGGGATCGCCAGCAATGCCCGAGCCGGGACGGAGCTCAGTCCGTCCGGCGCACTTTCCAACGTCCTCTCCACTATGTATGGATCTCCTTTCGCCGCGGCGGCGCAGGGCTATGGAGCGTTTCTTCCATATTCAAACGATATATCTATTTTCAATCAGCTG GGTGCTCAGTATGAACTGAAAGACAGTCCCGGTGTCCAGCATCCTGGGTTTGCCCACCATCACCCTGCGTTTTACCCGTACGGCCAGTATCAGTTCGGGGACCCGTCCAGACCCAAAAACGCCACCAGGGAGAGCACCAGCACCCTGAAGGCCTGGCTCAGTGAGCACCGCAAGAACCCCTACCCAACCAAGGGCGAGAAGATCATGTTGGCCATCATCACCAAAATGACCCTCACCCAGGTGTCCACCTGGTTCGCCAACGCAAGAAGGAGGCTAAAGAAGGAGAACAAGATGACCTGGGCCCCGCGGAACCGCACCGATGAAGAGGGAAATGTTTACACCAGCGATCacgagggggaggagggggacaagagggaggacgaggaggagatCGACCTGGAGAACATCGACACGGAAAATATTGAAAACAAGGACGACTTGGACGACCAGGACGACCTGCATTCAGATATGAAACTAGACGGAAGGAGTGACTCTGAGATTTCGGACGGCTATGAGGATTTACAAGGGCCGGACCAGAGATTTCTAAAGGCTGTGGGGAAAGAGGGCAAAGACGCGCAGAGAGCAGGAGAGCACTTCCacacccaccaccaccaccactcttCTTTGGACATCAAAGCGTCCCCACCGAACGGAGAACAGCTCAAACTGAACCCGGTGTCCGCTAGCTCGCCGCCCTCTGAGAACAACCCTGCCCCGGCCCAGAAGCCAAAGATCTGGTCTTTGGCAGAGACAGCCACGGCCCCTGACAATCCGCGCAAGTCGCCGCAAATGAACGGCGGCAACTCAGCAGGGCCGACGGCTCAGACCCTCATTGCCCCTCACAGACTTATCTCTTCTTGTCCCGTTGGGAAAATCCAGAACTGGACGAACCGGGCATTTTCGGCGCACCAGCTGGCTTTACTGAACTCGAATCATTATCTGGGACTGGCGAACCAGGCCACAGCCACCGGCTTGGCCCTCTACAGCAGCAGACAAACGGAGGACAAGAGTCATAGTTCAGATACTCCCGTCACAGGTACATGTCCCCGACACTGA
- the irx3a gene encoding iroquois-class homeodomain protein IRX-3a isoform X2: MSFPQLGYQYIRPIYPPERQGIASNARAGTELSPSGALSNVLSTMYGSPFAAAAQGYGAFLPYSNDISIFNQLGAQYELKDSPGVQHPGFAHHHPAFYPYGQYQFGDPSRPKNATRESTSTLKAWLSEHRKNPYPTKGEKIMLAIITKMTLTQVSTWFANARRRLKKENKMTWAPRNRTDEEGNVYTSDHEGEEGDKREDEEEIDLENIDTENIENKDDLDDQDDLHSDMKLDGRSDSEISDGYEDLQGPDQRFLKAVGKEGKDAQRAGEHFHTHHHHHSSLDIKASPPNGEQLKLNPVSASSPPSENNPAPAQKPKIWSLAETATAPDNPRKSPQMNGGNSAGPTAQTLIAPHRLISSCPVGKIQNWTNRAFSAHQLALLNSNHYLGLANQATATGLALYSSRQTEDKSHSSDTPVTGLRTN; this comes from the exons ATGTCTTTCCCTCAGCTGGGATATCAGTACATCCGACCGATATACCCACCGGAGCGCCAGGGGATCGCCAGCAATGCCCGAGCCGGGACGGAGCTCAGTCCGTCCGGCGCACTTTCCAACGTCCTCTCCACTATGTATGGATCTCCTTTCGCCGCGGCGGCGCAGGGCTATGGAGCGTTTCTTCCATATTCAAACGATATATCTATTTTCAATCAGCTG GGTGCTCAGTATGAACTGAAAGACAGTCCCGGTGTCCAGCATCCTGGGTTTGCCCACCATCACCCTGCGTTTTACCCGTACGGCCAGTATCAGTTCGGGGACCCGTCCAGACCCAAAAACGCCACCAGGGAGAGCACCAGCACCCTGAAGGCCTGGCTCAGTGAGCACCGCAAGAACCCCTACCCAACCAAGGGCGAGAAGATCATGTTGGCCATCATCACCAAAATGACCCTCACCCAGGTGTCCACCTGGTTCGCCAACGCAAGAAGGAGGCTAAAGAAGGAGAACAAGATGACCTGGGCCCCGCGGAACCGCACCGATGAAGAGGGAAATGTTTACACCAGCGATCacgagggggaggagggggacaagagggaggacgaggaggagatCGACCTGGAGAACATCGACACGGAAAATATTGAAAACAAGGACGACTTGGACGACCAGGACGACCTGCATTCAGATATGAAACTAGACGGAAGGAGTGACTCTGAGATTTCGGACGGCTATGAGGATTTACAAGGGCCGGACCAGAGATTTCTAAAGGCTGTGGGGAAAGAGGGCAAAGACGCGCAGAGAGCAGGAGAGCACTTCCacacccaccaccaccaccactcttCTTTGGACATCAAAGCGTCCCCACCGAACGGAGAACAGCTCAAACTGAACCCGGTGTCCGCTAGCTCGCCGCCCTCTGAGAACAACCCTGCCCCGGCCCAGAAGCCAAAGATCTGGTCTTTGGCAGAGACAGCCACGGCCCCTGACAATCCGCGCAAGTCGCCGCAAATGAACGGCGGCAACTCAGCAGGGCCGACGGCTCAGACCCTCATTGCCCCTCACAGACTTATCTCTTCTTGTCCCGTTGGGAAAATCCAGAACTGGACGAACCGGGCATTTTCGGCGCACCAGCTGGCTTTACTGAACTCGAATCATTATCTGGGACTGGCGAACCAGGCCACAGCCACCGGCTTGGCCCTCTACAGCAGCAGACAAACGGAGGACAAGAGTCATAGTTCAGATACTCCCGTCACAG GCCTCAGAACCAACTAG